From the genome of Streptomyces sp. NBC_00523:
TGCGGCCCGGCCGAAGTGCAGCTCCTCGGCGACCGCGACGAAGTACCGCAGTTCACGTGTCTCCACACCACCAGCGTAACGGGCCTCACCAGGAGCGATACCCGGGCGGTATCGGCGCCCACCCGGTCGGTCTTGGACGCCCCGTCCGATGAGGAGAAACATCGGAGACATGACTGAGACGAAGACTGTGAACCACCCCAAGGTCGCGCTGGTGACCGGGGCCAACAAGGGCATCGGGTACGAGATCGCCGCCGGGCTCGGCGCGCTCGGCTGGTCGGTCGGCGTCGGCGCGCGGGACGACGAGCGGCGCGAGGCCGCCGTGGCCAAGCTGCGCGCGGGCGGGGCCGACGCGTTCGGCGTACCGCTGGACGTGACCGACGACGCGAGCGTGGCCGCGGCGGCCCGGCTGGTGGAGGAGCACGCCGGGCGGCTCGACGCGCTCGTCAACAACGCGGGGATCACCGGCGGCCACCCCCAGGAGCCCACCCTGGTCGACGTGGACCAGGTACGGGCCGTCGTGGAGACCAACGTGATCGGCGTCATCCGCGTCACCAACGCCCTGCTCCCGCTGCTGCGCCGCGCACCCTCGCCGCGCATCGTGAACGTGTCCAGCAGCGTCGGCTCCCTCACGCTCCAGACCACCCCGGGCGCCGAGACCGGCCCGATCTCCGTCGCCTACGCGCCGTCCAAGACGTTTCTCAACGCCGTGACCGTGCAGTACGCGAAGGAGCTGGCCGACACGCACATCCTGATCAACGCCGTCTGCCCCGGCTTCACCGCGACCGACCTCAACGGCTTCCGCGGAACGCGCACCCCGCAGCAGGGCGCGACCTCCGCGATCCAGCTGGCCACCGTGGAGGACGACGGACCGACCGGGCGCTTCTTCAGCGACGAGGGCGAAATTCCCTGGTAGCGCGCTTCCGGGGCGGGCCGTTACGTCAGCGAACCGGCGCGGAGGACTCCGTGTCGTGCGGAAGTCCGCACGCATCGTGCCTCATGTGCAGGCGCCGGAGGTCCTGGAGGGCGGCGACGGGGAAGGGGTGCTGGACCCACTTCGCCCGGTATCCGTCCTCACCATGAATCCGGAGCACCTCCTGTGCCGCTTCCATGACGGCGTGGCTCAGGAGGGCACGGGGCTGGTTGGACCGCCACACGAGCTTGCCCTCCGAGTCGGGCCTGTCGTAGCTCGTGCACATGTCGGGAAACCGGTGGATCGCGATCCTCACATCCGCCGCCTGTCCTTGAAGGGTCCACCTCACCTCGGCGGGTTCGAGGTCGAATGAGACTCGCTGGACAGGGGTGGCGGGGCCATAGAGCCCCGCCACTCCATGGATCAGGTCGGAGAGTGCGTCCGTGCAGTAGCTGACGAAGTGCTTCTCCTCGGCTGTGCCGTCCGCGATACGGCACGTGGCCCAACCGGATCCGCTGAGCTCCCAACCGAACTGAAAACCACCAGGCATCGTGCCCCCTCGATCGCGTGCGAGGACCAGGTTCTCAGTTCAGTCGGCGTCGACGCTCAGCCCGTGGTCTTCGACGGGCCCGCGTACAGGTACGTATCGCGCTGCGAGATGTGGCCGGGGTTGGTTCCGGGCTCCATGTTGCGTTCCAGGAGGCGGCCGGTGGACGGTTGCACGATCCAGTTCGGGTTGTGGTCGCTGTGGACGGGCCACTTCTCCTTCCACTTCCAGGAGATCTGCGTGCCCGTGCGGCCCGTGCCGTCCTTGACGCCCTCCTTCACCACAGCACCGGGCGTGGCCGCGAGCACGCGGTAGAGCGCCGCGCGCAGCTTCGGCGAGACAGGGGCGTCGGTCAGCAGGTCACCGGCCTGCCGTACGGTCTGCTCGGCGGCGGAGCCCTTCGCACCGGCCCCGAGGGCACGGCGCAGGGCGTCCGGGCGGGTGGGCAGGGTGTACAGGTCGTCCCAGGCCACCCGTCCGGCGCCGACGGGCCAACTGGTCCCGTTCGGGTTCTCCTTGGTGACCGTGCGGCCGTCATGCGTCTTGATGACGACCTTGTCGCGCGCCAGGTAGGTGTCGTCGGTGTGGGCCTTGTCGCCCTCGACCCAGGTCCGGATGGTCGTCTTCCAGTACGCCTCGGTCAGCTTCTGCGCGTTGACCGCGCCGGTGATCGTCTGCCCGTTGGCCACGTCGGAGAGGGTGATGTCGGCCATGGCGGTGAATACCTCCGACGCCGACGCGCTCGCCGCCGGGCCGCCGCCCCCGAAGTCGGTGACCGGGAGCACCGCCGCGCCCACCGCCACCGCCGCGACGGCCGCCGCGAGGGCGAACATCCGGCGGCGTCCGAAGCGGGGGGCGGGCACATCGGCCGACGCGTCCGCCGCGATCGCCTCCAGAATCAGTGCCTGGGCGCGGGCCTCGACCGCCGGGTCCAGCGGTCCGGTGCGGCCGGCGCGCTCCAGGGCGGCGGCGCCGGGGAAGTCGAGCAGGTTCGTGGGGCGGTTCTCGTGCGTCATGCGAAGTCTCCCGTCAGGGTCGTACGGGCGGGGCCGGGCAGTCCGTCGCGCAGGCGGGCGCGGGCCCGGTGCAGGCGGGAACGGGCGGTTCCGGCGGGGATGCCGACGGCGGCGGCCGCCTCGGCGGGGGTCAGCTGCTCCCAGGCCACGAGCAGCAGCAATTCGCGCTCTGCAGAAGGGAGTTCGGCGAGTCTGCGGCGCAGCTCCGGGGCGACCGACGCGGCGTCGAGACGCTGGTCGACCGCCTGCCAGGGGTCGGCTGTCACGGCCTCGGGCCGCTGCTCCTCGCGGGCCGCGGCGCGCGCCGCGGTCTGCCGGTGGCGGGACAGCACGTTGCGGGCGACGCCGAACAGCCAGCCCCGGGCGGAGCCGCGCGCGGCGTCGAACGTCGCGCGGTGGGCGTACGCCTGGAGCCACACCTCGGAGAGCAGGTCATCGGCGGCGGCCGGGGCACGGCGTACGAGGTAGCCGTGGAGGGCGGCCGAGTGGCGGGCGACCAGCGGCTCGAAGGCCGTGGGTTCCCGTGCGGAACGAGCGAGCAGGTCCTCGTCCGGGTCCATGAAGTCTCCTGTCCCGGACCGCCGGGCGGCGGTCTCACCCCGTACTTGCACAGGAGAGGGACGAGCGTTCGCGGAGAAGGCCGGGGCGGGCGCGGACTGCCCGAACGGGGACCCGGCGGCCCCCTACCGCGCACTGCCCGGCCGGCGGCCCCCTACTCCGAAACCGCCGCCCGGAAGCCCGTGTTCACCGCCGTAAGACCGCCGTCCACGCACAACGACGTCCCCGTGATCCACTCCGCGTCCGACGACGCGAGAAACGCCACCGCCTTCGCGATGTCCTCCGGTTCGCCGACGCGGCCCAGCGGGTACAGCGCGGTGACGCGGTCGAGTTCCGCCTCGCGGCCCGACCAGGCCTCCGTGCGGATCGTGCCGGGGACGACGAGGTTGGCGCGGACGCCGCGGGGGCCCGCGTGGCCGGCGAGGGTGCGGGTGAGGCTGGCCAGGCCCGCCTTCGCCGCACTGTAGGCGTGGTTGCCGAAGTCCTGTACGCCGTTGACGGAGCCGATGGAGACGATCGCGCCCCGCCCGGACGCGGATAGGTGCGGCATCGCGGCCCGCGAGCACCGGTACGCGCCGCCCAGGCTGACGTCCAGGTCGCGATGCCACGTCTCGTCCGGCTCGTCCTCGAAGAGGAGGCTGTCCAGGCTGCACGAGTAGGCGTTGTTCACGAGGACGTCGAGACCGCCGAAGGTCTCCACCGCGTAGGCCACCGCCGCCTCGACCGCCGCCCGGTCCGCCACGTCGCAGACCAGCGCCTCGGCCGCGCCCCCGGCCGCCCGGATCTCCGCCGCGACGGCCGCCGCCCGGTCGGCGTCCAGGTCGGTGACGAGGACGCGGGCGCCCTCCGAGGCCAGCAGGTGGGCGGTAGCGGCGCCGATGCCCCGGCCCGCACCGGTGATGAGGACGGCGTATCCGTCGAAGCGAGTCATAGCGCCGACCGTACCGCGCGGATCAGGACCCGGTCCCGGGGCGGCCGGCTCCCACTCCTCCGCAGCCCACAGCAGTCACAGCGCCGACCGCACCGCCCGCACCAACGCCTGCGCCCGGGGGTCCGCCGTGACCCCCTTCTGGAGGCCGTTCGTCACGTACCCGAAGGCGATCCCGCTCTCCGGGTCCGCGAAGCCCAGCGAGCCGCCCCGGCCCGGGTGCCCGAAGGAGCCCGGCGCGAGGAGCGGGCTCGACGGGCCGTGGAGCATGTAGCCCAGGCCGAAACGGGTGTTGACGACCAGGACCTGGTCCGGGCCCGCCGACTCCTCCGTGCGCGCCAGCGTCAGCGTCGCCGGAGCGAACAGCCGCTGGCCGTCGACCGGGCCGATCATCGCGGCATAGCAGCGGGCCAGGCCGCGCGCGGTCGCGGTGCCGTTGGAGGCGGGGAGTTCGGCAGCCCGGTACGCCGCGTCGTTCTCGTCGGGCAGCGGGTCGATCGCGCCGAACGCCCGCCGGGTCAGCGACTCCGGGTCGCGGTAGGCGTCCACCACCGACCGCTTCGGGCGCATCCGCAGCGCCCCGGTGTTCTCGGCGGCGGGCGGCTCGACGGGCCCGATCCGGCCGACCCGGTGGGCCTCGTCCTCGGGGATGCCGAACCAGAAGT
Proteins encoded in this window:
- a CDS encoding SDR family oxidoreductase; the encoded protein is MTETKTVNHPKVALVTGANKGIGYEIAAGLGALGWSVGVGARDDERREAAVAKLRAGGADAFGVPLDVTDDASVAAAARLVEEHAGRLDALVNNAGITGGHPQEPTLVDVDQVRAVVETNVIGVIRVTNALLPLLRRAPSPRIVNVSSSVGSLTLQTTPGAETGPISVAYAPSKTFLNAVTVQYAKELADTHILINAVCPGFTATDLNGFRGTRTPQQGATSAIQLATVEDDGPTGRFFSDEGEIPW
- a CDS encoding SDR family NAD(P)-dependent oxidoreductase, with protein sequence MTRFDGYAVLITGAGRGIGAATAHLLASEGARVLVTDLDADRAAAVAAEIRAAGGAAEALVCDVADRAAVEAAVAYAVETFGGLDVLVNNAYSCSLDSLLFEDEPDETWHRDLDVSLGGAYRCSRAAMPHLSASGRGAIVSIGSVNGVQDFGNHAYSAAKAGLASLTRTLAGHAGPRGVRANLVVPGTIRTEAWSGREAELDRVTALYPLGRVGEPEDIAKAVAFLASSDAEWITGTSLCVDGGLTAVNTGFRAAVSE
- a CDS encoding serine hydrolase domain-containing protein, with the translated sequence MDVRGTAAPGFEAVRDAFVRNFEQRGDRGAAVAVYRHGRKVVDLWAGTRDVDGTEPWAVDTVQVVRSAGKGIAAAVPLLLHQRGQIDLHAPVSTYWPEFKANGKERVLVRHLLAHRAGVPALDRPLTPQEAADGVSGAQAVAAQAPAWEPGTAHGYHAQTFSWLIGELVRRVTGRTVGRWVAEEIARPLGLDFWFGIPEDEAHRVGRIGPVEPPAAENTGALRMRPKRSVVDAYRDPESLTRRAFGAIDPLPDENDAAYRAAELPASNGTATARGLARCYAAMIGPVDGQRLFAPATLTLARTEESAGPDQVLVVNTRFGLGYMLHGPSSPLLAPGSFGHPGRGGSLGFADPESGIAFGYVTNGLQKGVTADPRAQALVRAVRSAL
- a CDS encoding RNA polymerase sigma factor; protein product: MDPDEDLLARSAREPTAFEPLVARHSAALHGYLVRRAPAAADDLLSEVWLQAYAHRATFDAARGSARGWLFGVARNVLSRHRQTAARAAAREEQRPEAVTADPWQAVDQRLDAASVAPELRRRLAELPSAERELLLLVAWEQLTPAEAAAAVGIPAGTARSRLHRARARLRDGLPGPARTTLTGDFA